The genome window GGCTTTTTCACGGTGGCAAACTTGGTATTCTTTATCGGCAAATCGTAGTGATAGCCCGTCAATCGGTAAACGGCGAGTTTCACCTTGAATAGGGAAATCGGCTTCAGCCCATTGCCAGCGGTTAAATACGTGGCACACTGCGCCAGTTACCCCGCCCATTGCAAAAGTACGTTCAATTAAGCGCGGTAAGCTAAGCACCTCAAGCCCATCAGCCGTTAAGCCTTCAGCAACCCAACGTGCATCTTCACGGCGAACAACTAGAGGGGCAGCTTGTCCGCCACCAATGCCTTCTTGCCAAATTGACATGGCAGCGGGCCATAACCCATGCTCAAATATAAGGCGTGCGGCTGCGTCTGTACTGTGAGTGAAATAATAGGCTGAATTACTGGCGCTTGCCGGTGAGCAGTAATTCGGTGTCCATAATGGGTTTTGCGCGAGGTGGTTTTGCTCATCTTGTGACATGGCAAACGGGTTACCTGTCGACACCATAGGTAAAATTGACCAATCTACAACCGAAAAATGAGCTTGTTCCGCAGGTTTTCCTAACCATTTAGCGCAAACCACCGATTGGGACGTGGACATGCCCGTACCAATTTCTGCACCACTATGGTAAATAGCAATTTTACCCTCAGGGGTAAGTTCTACACGAGCAAAGGAGGATTCCGCACCTGTCCCGAAGTCTTTTTGCACACAAGAAATCCCAGTACCGAATAGTTTACCGCTATTTTTTGCTTCAAAATCAGCTTTACGCTTGGTTCTGTCAGTCCACATTGGATGGGCAGCGCAGCGGGTTAACACTTCATCGGCACGAATTGCACCGCCAGGGATTGCCCCTTGGGTATTTTTCATCCCAGACTTTATGATATTTTTAAGACGGAACTCAATGGGGTCGGCTTTGAGTAGTTTTGCAGCTTCTTCCATCAACATATCGGTTGCTGCCATGGCTTGTAAGGTGCCATAACCGCGGGCTGAACCCGCATCCACGGCTCGTGATGCAATACCGACCGCAGATAAATCACTACGCGGAATGTAATAGATAGCTTGGGCGCCTGTTGCGCCAACCATGACAACGGAAGGTGTGAAATTACAGCGACCACCGCCATCACCAATAAAAGACGCTGAAAGGGCTTCGATTTTCTGTGTTTTCTTATTCACCGCTAAGGTGTAATCCATATCAAAAGCATGGCGTTTGATGGTGGATTGAAATTGTTCATAGCGGTCATTAGCCAGACGAATAGGAACTCCGTCACCATATAACGTTGCCATCGCACCATAATACGGGAATGGGGTATGGTCTTTAGAACCATAACCAACGGTAAAACAAGGGTGTAGGAAAATTTGTTTAATTGGGAAATGCGATTTTGCCAGCATCTCGGGTAATGATTCCGCCACTTCCTGAGGGGACTGCGTAGGAATAACCAGATGGAATGACTGTGTTTTAGCGTCGTACCAACCGTTAGCGTTATCAGGCTCTAAGGCAGCAGTATCAATCGATTGAGAAAAGTATTTTCGTTTGATTACGAGCCAGTCTTCTGGCGGATTTTCCAACTGTTTGGCGAGTTCATCAGCATATAGCATGCCTTGTTGATCTAATTTCCCACCTTCACGGCCTTCTGGCCAAACGGGCAAGTGTTTTTTCATGCCAATAGGGGAGATTGGCATATCTTTTAGGCTTGAGTAAATATCAGGATCATAAGGATTTTCACTGCCAATTCGCACGCCACGGTAGCTTCCCCATGGGTCCCGTTCCAGTGGGCCGGTAAATGCACCGTATTGGATAACATCGTCACGGAATTTTAGGGTTTCTTTGGCAAAGCGGAATTTAGCAAAATCATGGTAAATCAATAATGCAACGGCTTGGCCAAGGTAAGCGGGGGTTTTCCCTTCCGGAAGCAATAAATCATCGCCATAAAATTCAGGGAAAGCGACACCATCTTTTTCTAAGTCGCTCGCGGTTACGATGCGGTCAGGCATGAGGCCATCTTTCAGCAGATCAAGATTAAAGCCTTGGTAAATTTTATCGGCTTGAGTTACGCGTAGTAAAAATGCATGACCTTGCTGTTTTGGCCAGTGAGGAATATCGCGTGCGCGAATGTCTCTGGCAAAGACTTTCTCCCCTTGGACTTTGGCAAACCCATCAATACGAAATTTGATTTGTTTATCGACTGGATTCCAGTCAGGAGATTGAAGGATTTTTTCTTCGAATAGCACATCAAAAGCACGGCTATACAAAGGGGCTAAATAAACAGATATTCCCGCTATAACGGCACATTTTAGAAAGTGTCTGCGGGAGAGTTCGACATTGCTTTTGCTCATAATACACCCTTACACTTATTTTTATTACATCGGTATTTTTATTTTTATAGTCATATCGAAAAAATTATTTGTATCACGTTAATATTATACTTCTCTTAATAATTTTCAAATTAATGATAGGTAGTTCTTGTGATCTTACTGAATATACTTTATTTATGAGATACGCAATCAGTATATCGATTTAGAATAAAAACCATGAATATTTGTATTTTGATATTGGCAGCAGGAAAAAGTGAGCGTTTTCAAAACGCTGGAGGTAAAGGCAGTAAATTAAATTTTGGGCTAGGGAAAAGCACGGTATTTGAAAAAACACTTTTTAATTCAATAGATAGCGGAATTCCTATTCATGTAGTAACTCGGCCTGAGAATGAAGGCGTCATTAATAATTGTTTACAATTTAATATTCCATACTCATTGATAAATAGTACTGGGTTAGGTGATTCAATCGCATTTGGTGTTAAAAATACTTCAAATTTAGATGGGTGGATAATTCATTTAGCAGATATGCCATACATCAATAGTAGATTATTTATACGTATAGCAAATGAATTAAAACAACATACGTTAGTACGGCCAGTATATAATAGTTTACCGGGGCATCCAGTGGGAATATCTGCAAAATATTATTCAGATTTAATTAAATTGTCCGGCGATGAAGGGGCAAAATCAATATTACAGGATAATTTTGTCTATAAACTGGACATAAATGATGAAAATGTTGTGAAAGATATTGATTATCCAAGTGTTGATAACGAATAAGGGATGAATATGTTGCGTGAAGATGTTTTTGTTATCTCTCAAGCCGTTGCTTGGATAAAAGAGCAACCAATTTGGTTATGTACCGTATTAAATACCTATGGTTCTTCGCCGAGAAGCCCGGGTTCTTTGTTGGTTGCAAAACAGGACGGTCAATATATAGGTTCACTTTCTGGTGGATGTATTGAAGAGGATTTTATTCAGCGCATAAAAAATAATAATTATGTGAGTAGTAGCCAAGTTGTTCGCTATGGAAGAGGCGGGATTGAGACTAAAGTTAATTTACCGTGTGATGGTAGTTTAGATGTTTTGATTGAATATCTACCAAATAATGAAAAATCACTTAATTATCTCGTTGAGATCCAAAATGCGTTATTAGGTTATTCTGCCATTATCAAAAAAGTTCTATTGCCGCAGAGTGGTGAAATTCATATAGCTAATAAGTCAGAACAACCAACACAGATAGAACGTGATGGCGATAAAATTCAGTTATACATTGCGGCTCCTCCTCGCCTAATCATTGCAGGTATTTCCACTGTGGGGGCTTATTGCGCTAATTTTGCGTTAACATTGGGTTTTGAGGTCATTATTTGCGATCACCGAGAAGAAGAAATAGCGCGGTTTGCACCACAAATTCCATCTCAAGTTGAGGTTATTTCTTTATTTCCCGCCCGCTATTTAGAAGAACAGGGGTGCTCTCCAAATACTGCCATTGTTTCCTTAACCCATGATCCCCGTATTGATGATTTAACACTGATGGAGTCGGTTAATACAGATGCTTTTTACATTGGTGCAATGGGGTCAGTAAGAACTAGTGCTCGCCGTCGTGAACGGCTTATAGCATCCGGTGGGATGACGGAAGAGGAAATAGAACGCATTCATGCTCCGATTGGTATTCCAATTGGTAGTAAAACACCGCCAGAAATTGCTTTAGCGATAATGGCCGACATTGTTGCTTATAAAAATGGCGTGATCTCATCAGAGATCACATGTAAAACGAAAAAGTTAGTGAGTATAAATTAAATACAATGTAATTTTATTTCTAATAGCTCACGCCATTTTAGATGGCGGAGCTAGCTACAAACAATATAGTTAGTATGTAGAAGTAATAGCTTCTCCCATTTTTACTAAATACTTTGATGCGTCATACCTGTCTGTCATTATTTCAATGTAAGCTGCGCTATCGAGAGTTTCAATATGTTGTAAGGCATCATTGAGTTCATCGCAGGTTGCTACTTTTTGGCAATACCAATCATCGCACCCAAATGCCGAAGGCAGTTGTGCATAATTCCATTGAGTAACATCGTTATAATAATATTCAGGTTCTTTACAAAATAGTCGTTCGATAAGGTAGCCGTCGTTATTTAGAACAAAAATAATAGGCTTAAGCCCAAATCGTGAAAATTGACTAATTTCTTGTATTGTTAATTGGTGAGCACCTTCACCAGTTATTAAAATAAGACGGCTGGAGGGAGATGCTAAAGCTGCTCCTAATGCAGCAGGAGTGGCCCAGCCAATTGATCCCCATAAAGATTGAGAATGAAATGATGCCCCCTTAGGTAAAAGTGCAAATGATAAGCCCATGGTAAATGTTCCTGTATCACCAAATATAATATCGTTAGGCTTGAGCATTTTTTCTAAACGAGGGTATAAGAATGTTTCCGTTATTTCTTGTGTTTTTGAACTTATTGGTGTACCAAGTGATTGTGCTTTAGGGTAATTATTATGATAAAAATAATAATTAGAAGTTGATGTCAATTTATCTTTTAACGATGAGATGACATCCTTCATATAAATCTCATCGTAGCGTTGGCCACTAATCACAACGTAATTATCCATAATGTGTATTATGTTTCCCTCTTCAATATTAGAGGTGTAACAAGCAGTATTAAAATCTGACATTATAGTGCCGATATTTAAAACACAATCACAGTTTTCTACAAATGAAGTCACTTGTGGATTGATGAACTCCCCCGCATACATTCCAATATATTGTGTATTAGTTTCATCTAAAACACTCTTATCCATATAAAAGGTTGTATAGGGAATATTGGTTTTTTCGATAATAGTTTGTAAGCTTTTTTGTAATCCTAAACGTAGAGATATTGACCCTGCTAATAAACAGGGTTGCTGGCTATTTATTAATTTATTTAAGATGAGATGGATAATGTTTTTTAGTATTTCTGGATTGGTTTTTGGTATTAATGGAACCATATTATGAGGTGACTTAACTACAGTTTTTACAGCATAATCAGCAGGTAATCCA of Providencia rettgeri contains these proteins:
- the ipdC_1 gene encoding Indole-3-pyruvate decarboxylase, which codes for MKERVVDYILSKLYDLGIEDIFGVPGDYSFPINDAICVSSQQRWIGNCNELNAAYAADGYARIKGVAALSTTFGVGELSALNAIAGSYAERLPIFHLVGMPPSQSKKKRLINHHSLGDGDYDVFYKMSQHIVCAHAIITPENCIEETERLITCALHERRPVYFGLPADYAVKTVVKSPHNMVPLIPKTNPEILKNIIHLILNKLINSQQPCLLAGSISLRLGLQKSLQTIIEKTNIPYTTFYMDKSVLDETNTQYIGMYAGEFINPQVTSFVENCDCVLNIGTIMSDFNTACYTSNIEEGNIIHIMDNYVVISGQRYDEIYMKDVISSLKDKLTSTSNYYFYHNNYPKAQSLGTPISSKTQEITETFLYPRLEKMLKPNDIIFGDTGTFTMGLSFALLPKGASFHSQSLWGSIGWATPAALGAALASPSSRLILITGEGAHQLTIQEISQFSRFGLKPIIFVLNNDGYLIERLFCKEPEYYYNDVTQWNYAQLPSAFGCDDWYCQKVATCDELNDALQHIETLDSAAYIEIMTDRYDASKYLVKMGEAITSTY
- a CDS encoding molybdenum hydroxylase accessory protein, YgfJ family, producing the protein MNICILILAAGKSERFQNAGGKGSKLNFGLGKSTVFEKTLFNSIDSGIPIHVVTRPENEGVINNCLQFNIPYSLINSTGLGDSIAFGVKNTSNLDGWIIHLADMPYINSRLFIRIANELKQHTLVRPVYNSLPGHPVGISAKYYSDLIKLSGDEGAKSILQDNFVYKLDINDENVVKDIDYPSVDNE
- a CDS encoding xanthine dehydrogenase accessory protein XdhC; this translates as MLREDVFVISQAVAWIKEQPIWLCTVLNTYGSSPRSPGSLLVAKQDGQYIGSLSGGCIEEDFIQRIKNNNYVSSSQVVRYGRGGIETKVNLPCDGSLDVLIEYLPNNEKSLNYLVEIQNALLGYSAIIKKVLLPQSGEIHIANKSEQPTQIERDGDKIQLYIAAPPRLIIAGISTVGAYCANFALTLGFEVIICDHREEEIARFAPQIPSQVEVISLFPARYLEEQGCSPNTAIVSLTHDPRIDDLTLMESVNTDAFYIGAMGSVRTSARRRERLIASGGMTEEEIERIHAPIGIPIGSKTPPEIALAIMADIVAYKNGVISSEITCKTKKLVSIN
- the ndhM_2 gene encoding Nicotinate dehydrogenase medium molybdopterin subunit; the protein is MSKSNVELSRRHFLKCAVIAGISVYLAPLYSRAFDVLFEEKILQSPDWNPVDKQIKFRIDGFAKVQGEKVFARDIRARDIPHWPKQQGHAFLLRVTQADKIYQGFNLDLLKDGLMPDRIVTASDLEKDGVAFPEFYGDDLLLPEGKTPAYLGQAVALLIYHDFAKFRFAKETLKFRDDVIQYGAFTGPLERDPWGSYRGVRIGSENPYDPDIYSSLKDMPISPIGMKKHLPVWPEGREGGKLDQQGMLYADELAKQLENPPEDWLVIKRKYFSQSIDTAALEPDNANGWYDAKTQSFHLVIPTQSPQEVAESLPEMLAKSHFPIKQIFLHPCFTVGYGSKDHTPFPYYGAMATLYGDGVPIRLANDRYEQFQSTIKRHAFDMDYTLAVNKKTQKIEALSASFIGDGGGRCNFTPSVVMVGATGAQAIYYIPRSDLSAVGIASRAVDAGSARGYGTLQAMAATDMLMEEAAKLLKADPIEFRLKNIIKSGMKNTQGAIPGGAIRADEVLTRCAAHPMWTDRTKRKADFEAKNSGKLFGTGISCVQKDFGTGAESSFARVELTPEGKIAIYHSGAEIGTGMSTSQSVVCAKWLGKPAEQAHFSVVDWSILPMVSTGNPFAMSQDEQNHLAQNPLWTPNYCSPASASNSAYYFTHSTDAAARLIFEHGLWPAAMSIWQEGIGGGQAAPLVVRREDARWVAEGLTADGLEVLSLPRLIERTFAMGGVTGAVCHVFNRWQWAEADFPIQGETRRLPIDGLSLRFADKEYQVCHREKAYYPDTQRNNAGVTYYSAVATVSELSIDKATGQVELLNHHSVVECGNLIVPQLVSGQIQGGLAMGIGHALHEYLPLYEDGPGNGTWNFNRYHLPLASDVAVWQQTNEVLPGLSDTDPPKGVAEVVMIPVVSSIVNAIADATGHHFLHLPVRAKDILEVIS